In Leucobacter insecticola, one DNA window encodes the following:
- a CDS encoding aspartate aminotransferase family protein — protein sequence MATTAELITRRNRTIGPYSPLFYDTPLQFVSAKGVWLTEASGERYLDAYNNVPHVGHANERVVRAMTEQASRINIHTRYLNERVYDYSEQLLATFDAGLDRVFYGNSGSEANELALRIARQHTGATGLIVSDYSYHGTTISLAEMTTGLKTKEPLGAHVRTLRLPDLDVDPRPAAEVAADTLRQLDTAIVSLQEAGFGISACLFDPLFSTEGMPRLPEGLLTAIADHVRAAGGLVIADEVQSGFGRTGTHMWGHQYAGLVPDIVTMGKPMGNGHPMSAVVTSEARLDEFGSQNEFFNTFAGNPVSAAVGEAVLQEMATEQLMQRAEVLGTAALTSLQAMVEKHDFVRVAKGTGMFLGLDFAVDGEPAPHLAKQVVEAMKDRRVLISRIGRESSVLKVRPPLAFGADELPLLVSALEDALSEI from the coding sequence ATGGCAACTACCGCCGAACTCATCACCCGCCGCAACCGGACCATCGGCCCCTACTCCCCGCTCTTCTACGACACCCCACTTCAGTTTGTTTCAGCGAAGGGTGTCTGGCTCACCGAGGCCAGTGGCGAGCGCTATCTCGACGCCTACAACAATGTGCCGCACGTCGGTCACGCGAACGAGCGGGTCGTCAGGGCGATGACCGAACAGGCGTCCCGCATCAACATCCACACCCGCTACCTCAACGAGCGCGTGTACGACTATTCTGAGCAACTGCTCGCGACCTTCGATGCGGGCCTCGACCGTGTCTTCTACGGCAACTCGGGATCCGAGGCCAACGAGCTCGCACTCCGGATCGCCCGTCAACACACGGGAGCGACGGGCCTCATCGTCTCCGACTACAGCTACCACGGCACCACCATCTCTCTCGCCGAAATGACGACGGGGCTGAAGACGAAAGAACCCCTCGGGGCACACGTGCGAACCCTGCGCCTGCCAGATCTCGACGTGGATCCGCGCCCCGCCGCCGAGGTCGCTGCCGACACACTGCGCCAGCTCGACACGGCCATCGTCTCGCTTCAGGAGGCGGGATTCGGTATCTCCGCGTGCCTCTTTGATCCGTTGTTCTCGACCGAGGGCATGCCGCGGCTGCCGGAAGGATTACTCACAGCAATCGCGGATCACGTCCGCGCCGCTGGCGGCCTCGTGATCGCTGACGAGGTGCAGAGCGGCTTTGGCCGCACCGGCACGCACATGTGGGGTCACCAGTACGCGGGCCTAGTGCCGGATATCGTGACCATGGGCAAGCCGATGGGCAATGGCCATCCCATGTCCGCCGTCGTCACAAGCGAAGCGCGGCTCGACGAGTTCGGTTCGCAGAACGAGTTTTTCAATACCTTTGCGGGGAACCCGGTTTCCGCTGCGGTGGGCGAGGCCGTGCTTCAGGAGATGGCCACGGAACAACTCATGCAGCGCGCAGAGGTTCTCGGTACCGCGGCCCTCACGAGCCTGCAAGCGATGGTCGAGAAACACGATTTTGTGCGTGTGGCGAAGGGCACCGGCATGTTCCTCGGTCTCGATTTTGCGGTCGATGGTGAGCCTGCACCCCACCTCGCCAAACAGGTGGTTGAGGCGATGAAGGATCGTCGGGTGTTGATTTCACGGATCGGCCGCGAGAGTTCAGTGTTGAAGGTTCGCCCACCACTCGCGTTCGGCGCGGACGAGCTACCGTTGTTGGTCAGCGCACTCGAAGACGCACTCTCAGAAATTTAG
- a CDS encoding ABC transporter ATP-binding protein encodes MSELRLSGVAVSRGAGPVISDVDVTLQKGQVVALVGPNGAGKTSLLESVSGVIPHSRGDISIDGDSIAKWSRVQRSRAGIAHIEQGRAIFPSLTVRENIMLTAKSEAGVQEALASFPELEKRIDSQTVLLSGGEQQMVVLARAFASKPKYLLIDEMSLGLAPVVFMRILPVIQKIAESGVGVLLVEQFTHLALGIADEALVVSGGRVSHPQGPASDLEKDPELLRTAYLGS; translated from the coding sequence ATGAGCGAACTACGATTGTCTGGAGTCGCGGTGAGCCGCGGCGCAGGCCCCGTCATCTCCGATGTAGATGTCACACTCCAGAAGGGTCAGGTTGTGGCGCTCGTTGGCCCAAACGGTGCCGGCAAGACGAGCCTGCTCGAGTCAGTCTCGGGCGTCATCCCTCATTCCAGGGGTGACATCAGCATTGACGGCGATTCAATCGCGAAGTGGAGCAGGGTGCAGCGATCCCGAGCTGGAATCGCACACATCGAGCAGGGTCGGGCCATCTTCCCCTCGCTCACTGTGCGCGAGAACATCATGCTTACCGCGAAATCGGAAGCGGGTGTGCAGGAGGCGCTCGCATCGTTCCCGGAGCTTGAGAAGCGGATCGATTCGCAGACAGTGCTGCTCTCGGGTGGCGAACAACAGATGGTCGTACTCGCGCGCGCCTTCGCTTCGAAGCCGAAGTATCTGCTCATCGACGAGATGTCGCTTGGCCTCGCCCCGGTGGTGTTCATGCGCATCCTGCCGGTAATCCAAAAGATCGCGGAGTCCGGAGTGGGGGTGCTGCTCGTTGAGCAGTTCACCCACCTCGCCCTCGGGATCGCCGACGAGGCCCTCGTCGTCTCGGGTGGCAGGGTGAGCCACCCGCAGGGACCGGCATCGGATCTTGAGAAAGATCCTGAGCTGCTGCGCACGGCCTATCTCGGGAGCTAG
- a CDS encoding branched-chain amino acid ABC transporter permease, producing MNGSALLQGALAGLASGGLYAVLAVTLTLMSRLVRVVNFAQAATGMFAAFSAVWFADKLGLPTWFAIIAGVIVGALLSGIIGWIAATWLSESTVTLRSAMTVAPLLLLISLSFIMFGNKPQPFEPILSGPAFSVAGVVVSWVTVVMAALAITVAAACSILLRKTTVGTKLRALSERPTTAELIGIAAKPLSIGVWAVTGAISAITIMVIAPSQSNDAISLSMLIIPAAAAALLGGFRRLDLAVVGGLSLGIITGIVAQIPAVSFVRNFIPFLFIVILLLWSQRKEVWDAAR from the coding sequence GTGAACGGGAGCGCGCTCCTCCAGGGCGCTCTCGCGGGTCTCGCGTCCGGCGGTCTCTACGCCGTGCTCGCCGTGACCCTCACTCTGATGTCCCGGCTCGTGCGAGTCGTCAATTTTGCCCAAGCTGCAACCGGAATGTTCGCAGCATTCTCTGCTGTGTGGTTCGCCGACAAGCTCGGCCTTCCCACCTGGTTCGCAATCATCGCAGGAGTGATCGTCGGGGCGCTACTGAGCGGCATCATCGGGTGGATCGCGGCAACCTGGCTGTCAGAGTCGACCGTCACCCTACGGTCAGCGATGACCGTCGCTCCGCTCCTCCTGCTGATTTCACTTTCTTTCATCATGTTCGGCAACAAGCCTCAGCCTTTCGAACCGATCCTCTCTGGCCCAGCGTTCTCGGTCGCAGGTGTCGTAGTGAGTTGGGTTACCGTCGTAATGGCGGCGCTGGCGATCACCGTGGCGGCAGCCTGTTCGATTCTGCTTCGCAAGACCACCGTCGGCACCAAGCTGCGCGCTCTCTCTGAACGCCCGACAACCGCCGAACTCATCGGCATCGCAGCAAAACCCCTCTCGATCGGCGTATGGGCCGTGACCGGCGCCATTTCAGCAATCACGATCATGGTGATTGCCCCCTCTCAGTCCAACGATGCCATCAGCTTGTCGATGCTCATCATCCCAGCCGCGGCTGCCGCGCTGCTCGGCGGCTTTAGGCGCCTCGATCTCGCAGTGGTCGGCGGTCTCTCGCTCGGGATCATTACCGGAATCGTGGCGCAGATCCCCGCTGTGTCGTTTGTGCGTAACTTCATCCCCTTCCTGTTCATCGTCATTCTGCTGCTGTGGTCGCAGCGTAAGGAGGTGTGGGATGCTGCTCGCTAA
- a CDS encoding helix-turn-helix domain-containing protein translates to MVATQFRNLSKATQTPAQADSLGAFRNLVSSSFVPLRVSTDRPEPFAARMSSADADNIAFTEITAKPHLVERTPETIASGGSGYYKVSLLLSGSSILVQDGKELVMSPGDLSIYDTSRPYSLLFGEEFRNLIMMFPKDRLELPIPFTEQLTAVSLRQQNSGLASVITAFISQFPAQLSPLDDRVRTKLAHTSLDLVSTMLSSILDTDPAHRDPHQVLLQKIYTHIDENLGSPQLSPSSIAAAHYISTRHLHALFRQADTTVSTWIRERRLERCRVDLLDPVIADRTVSAIAARWGFTDAAHFSRVFKSTYGVSPSEFRQPNSALEAKMFRGFRR, encoded by the coding sequence ATGGTGGCAACTCAGTTTCGAAATCTATCCAAGGCAACGCAGACGCCGGCTCAGGCTGACAGTCTCGGCGCCTTCCGCAACCTGGTGTCGTCCTCCTTTGTTCCGCTGCGAGTGAGTACTGACCGCCCCGAGCCATTCGCCGCTCGTATGTCTTCCGCTGACGCTGACAACATCGCGTTTACCGAGATCACAGCGAAACCGCACCTCGTCGAGCGCACTCCAGAAACGATTGCGAGCGGGGGCAGCGGTTACTATAAGGTCAGCCTCCTCCTGTCAGGCAGCAGCATCCTCGTACAGGATGGCAAAGAGCTCGTGATGAGCCCTGGAGACCTATCGATCTACGACACGTCTCGCCCCTACTCGCTCCTCTTCGGCGAAGAGTTTCGCAATCTGATCATGATGTTCCCGAAGGATCGCTTGGAACTCCCCATTCCGTTCACGGAGCAGCTCACGGCCGTGTCTCTCAGACAGCAGAACAGCGGCCTGGCCTCGGTAATCACCGCATTTATCTCTCAGTTTCCGGCACAGCTCTCCCCGCTCGATGACAGGGTGCGCACGAAGCTCGCTCATACGAGCCTCGACCTCGTGAGCACCATGCTCTCAAGCATTCTCGACACGGATCCCGCGCACCGAGATCCCCACCAGGTGCTACTCCAAAAGATTTACACCCACATCGACGAAAATCTGGGTTCACCCCAGCTTTCCCCCAGCAGCATCGCGGCGGCGCACTACATCTCCACCCGCCACCTGCACGCGCTGTTCCGTCAGGCCGACACCACCGTCTCGACGTGGATCCGCGAGCGCCGCCTTGAGCGGTGCCGCGTTGACCTGCTTGATCCCGTGATCGCCGACCGCACTGTTTCAGCGATTGCGGCCCGATGGGGCTTCACCGACGCAGCCCACTTCAGCCGGGTGTTTAAGTCCACCTACGGCGTCTCCCCGAGTGAGTTCCGTCAACCGAACTCAGCTCTCGAAGCAAAAATGTTCCGCGGTTTCCGCCGCTAG
- a CDS encoding TetR/AcrR family transcriptional regulator, whose translation MIAESGVTETTIDRISATSRISRGTVYAHFPGGRDELLRAAYERLGRDLVAQTRAAEAAAIGWREQLTAHARAMFELAADARIGHFYNVSGPALIVSGEERGIGSGASSLMMAEVLRAAQRAGEVDPALDPEAVASLLVGALREAAAGVSSGVRDAGVSYTAFARLVEGLAVR comes from the coding sequence GTGATTGCTGAGAGTGGGGTCACCGAGACCACGATCGATCGTATATCCGCGACGTCGCGGATTTCGCGGGGGACTGTGTATGCACATTTTCCCGGTGGTCGGGATGAATTGTTGCGGGCAGCCTACGAGAGGCTCGGCCGGGATCTCGTCGCGCAAACCCGCGCCGCGGAGGCTGCAGCAATTGGTTGGCGGGAGCAACTCACTGCTCACGCGCGGGCGATGTTCGAACTCGCTGCTGATGCGCGCATCGGGCACTTTTATAATGTCTCCGGCCCGGCGCTTATCGTAAGCGGTGAGGAGCGCGGGATCGGATCCGGCGCGAGCTCGCTCATGATGGCTGAGGTGCTCCGCGCGGCGCAGCGCGCGGGCGAGGTTGATCCGGCCCTGGACCCAGAGGCTGTGGCGTCCCTGCTGGTTGGCGCACTCAGAGAAGCCGCGGCCGGTGTCTCCTCCGGTGTGCGCGATGCCGGAGTCTCCTACACGGCCTTCGCTCGCCTGGTCGAGGGCCTTGCTGTGCGGTAG
- a CDS encoding MoaF C-terminal domain-containing protein, with amino-acid sequence MTTITSDLTAADVTAADPNEWRSYDEFAAGIDTYRLGSISLEGTALGLTLEDGSTLTLSFGADSVRWSGTGALASDGELDDPYDAVRVRQDVVFVHLPLESREREAITVVYSESTHRGLVTRSEIAETAVEGEPQVGQTFWSAVTDGGTPSGEVPGPSRDLIGKRNLYRYSPHHLYEHVYISSERYAWQCVQGVQRGHGDMDMSTVWKFADGLYLFCFREFRIAVASVWLHDLGYQLMTTGIFLGINSDGEAEHSRAGGHIYPIGSVEYPDVQPV; translated from the coding sequence ATGACGACCATAACTTCTGATCTCACCGCTGCCGACGTGACAGCCGCCGATCCCAACGAGTGGCGAAGCTACGACGAGTTCGCCGCGGGGATCGACACCTACCGCCTAGGCAGTATCTCCCTCGAAGGCACGGCGCTGGGGCTCACACTTGAAGACGGCTCGACCCTCACGCTCAGCTTCGGCGCCGACTCAGTGCGCTGGAGCGGAACAGGAGCACTCGCCTCAGACGGAGAACTCGACGATCCTTACGACGCCGTGCGTGTGCGCCAAGACGTCGTTTTCGTGCACCTGCCGCTTGAATCACGCGAGCGCGAAGCCATCACCGTGGTCTACTCCGAGTCGACCCACCGCGGGCTCGTCACCCGTTCCGAGATCGCGGAGACCGCTGTAGAGGGCGAGCCCCAGGTTGGGCAAACCTTCTGGTCCGCTGTCACCGATGGTGGGACCCCAAGCGGCGAGGTGCCCGGGCCGTCACGCGACCTCATCGGCAAGCGCAACCTCTACCGCTACAGCCCGCATCACCTCTACGAGCACGTCTATATCTCGAGCGAGCGCTACGCCTGGCAGTGCGTGCAGGGCGTGCAGCGAGGCCACGGCGACATGGACATGTCAACGGTGTGGAAATTTGCCGACGGACTCTACCTCTTCTGCTTCCGTGAGTTCCGGATCGCCGTCGCAAGCGTCTGGCTCCACGACCTTGGCTACCAGCTGATGACGACAGGGATCTTCCTCGGCATCAACAGCGACGGCGAAGCCGAGCACTCACGAGCAGGCGGCCACATTTACCCCATCGGCTCTGTCGAGTACCCCGACGTGCAGCCGGTGTAG
- a CDS encoding ABC transporter substrate-binding protein, whose translation MKRKIAGIAAMTTVTAIALTGCAGSDGGGEGAPIKIGSVNTLSGAATFPEASEAAQAVFDRVNADGGVNGHKIEYNTVDDKGDPAAATAAARELVGSDEVVALIGGASLIECDINKKYYEQEGVKSMPGIGVDPGCFNSPSIAPVNIGPYNDMTLTLLNGSENLGIDDICVMLEIAGSTLPAYTAGVERWTEITGKKPIFVDDTVPYGGSDYTPYIVKAKEAGCKAIAVNAMEPDAIGQVKAAQAQGWDDVTFLFLTSVYSENFAKALDWTSAGAHIPAEFYPFTEDSEINADWSGLMKENNIALTSFSQGGYLAATYFVEVLKSIDGNITRESVAAALEGMDPIDNPMVAYEYQFKKAAEQDYEPGAWPVELKSGTRAWEKAAEDWLLFPSSK comes from the coding sequence ATGAAAAGAAAAATTGCTGGCATTGCCGCGATGACTACGGTCACCGCTATTGCCCTGACGGGTTGCGCCGGATCTGATGGCGGCGGCGAGGGAGCCCCGATCAAGATTGGCTCAGTGAACACGCTGAGTGGCGCGGCAACATTCCCCGAAGCATCGGAAGCTGCCCAGGCGGTATTCGATCGCGTGAACGCAGACGGCGGGGTAAACGGCCACAAGATCGAATACAACACGGTCGACGACAAGGGCGATCCCGCGGCAGCGACCGCGGCGGCCAGAGAGCTTGTCGGCAGCGACGAGGTTGTCGCCCTCATCGGCGGCGCATCCCTCATCGAGTGCGATATCAACAAGAAATACTACGAGCAGGAGGGCGTCAAGTCGATGCCCGGTATCGGTGTAGATCCGGGGTGTTTCAATTCCCCCAGTATCGCTCCAGTCAACATCGGACCTTACAACGACATGACCCTCACTCTTCTCAACGGCTCCGAGAATCTCGGCATCGATGACATTTGCGTAATGCTTGAGATCGCAGGCTCCACGCTGCCCGCGTACACCGCGGGCGTGGAACGCTGGACCGAGATCACCGGCAAGAAGCCAATCTTTGTCGACGACACGGTTCCCTACGGCGGGTCTGACTACACGCCCTACATCGTGAAGGCGAAGGAAGCGGGCTGCAAGGCGATCGCTGTAAACGCGATGGAGCCCGACGCGATTGGTCAAGTGAAAGCAGCACAAGCTCAGGGCTGGGATGATGTCACGTTCCTCTTCCTCACAAGCGTCTACAGCGAAAACTTTGCGAAAGCTCTCGATTGGACGAGCGCCGGCGCACACATTCCTGCCGAGTTCTACCCCTTCACTGAAGACAGCGAGATCAACGCTGACTGGAGTGGCCTGATGAAGGAGAACAATATCGCACTGACTTCGTTCAGTCAGGGCGGCTACCTCGCAGCAACCTACTTCGTCGAAGTACTGAAGAGCATTGACGGCAACATTACCCGAGAGTCCGTTGCTGCGGCGCTCGAAGGAATGGATCCGATCGACAACCCGATGGTCGCTTACGAGTATCAGTTCAAGAAGGCTGCAGAGCAAGACTACGAGCCCGGCGCATGGCCCGTCGAGCTTAAGTCGGGCACACGGGCTTGGGAAAAGGCTGCCGAAGATTGGCTGCTGTTTCCGAGCAGCAAGTAG
- a CDS encoding phosphotransferase enzyme family protein, producing the protein MTSVDLTAATALAREALETFGFDPDTPLTLLKNRENFVFSLTDTRGEDNASTRYVLRVHRQGYHSDAELACELDFVRALHGEGVAVPSFLHSPDGRGFCTVGHNHPAGAHQVDMQLLLENHGNFGDERTGVDGSASIDPADFAALGRLAAEVHNATERSGYTMAVPRDDWDLDGLVGTEPAWGDPLRIAELVGEDRAAVEAAILRIREQLTAYGTPKNRFGPIHSDLTPENVLRTGAGLVLIDFDDFAAGWHLFDLATAIHFYTPHPRYAEYRDALFAGYESGRPLDPADHAAFPAMLLARALTYLGWAADRRGEDTPEWLVARVLPNTVRLAREFIAD; encoded by the coding sequence ATGACCAGCGTAGATCTCACCGCCGCAACCGCCCTCGCTCGCGAGGCACTCGAAACTTTTGGCTTTGATCCCGACACTCCCCTCACGCTGCTCAAAAACCGTGAGAACTTCGTGTTCTCGCTCACTGATACCCGCGGGGAAGACAACGCTTCAACCCGCTACGTCCTCCGTGTACACCGCCAGGGCTATCACTCTGATGCGGAACTCGCTTGCGAGCTCGATTTCGTGCGCGCGCTCCATGGAGAGGGCGTCGCGGTCCCGAGCTTTCTGCACTCCCCCGACGGCCGCGGCTTCTGCACGGTCGGCCACAATCATCCCGCGGGCGCACACCAGGTCGACATGCAGTTACTGCTCGAGAACCACGGCAACTTCGGTGACGAACGTACGGGAGTCGACGGCAGCGCGTCGATCGACCCGGCAGATTTTGCGGCGCTGGGCCGCCTCGCGGCCGAGGTACACAATGCCACCGAACGATCCGGCTACACCATGGCGGTGCCCCGCGACGACTGGGATCTGGATGGCCTTGTCGGCACCGAGCCGGCGTGGGGTGATCCGCTCAGGATCGCCGAGCTCGTCGGCGAAGATCGCGCGGCGGTCGAGGCTGCGATACTCCGCATCCGCGAGCAACTCACCGCATATGGCACCCCGAAGAATCGCTTCGGCCCGATCCATTCGGATCTCACCCCCGAAAACGTGCTGCGCACCGGGGCCGGCCTCGTGCTCATCGATTTCGACGACTTCGCCGCGGGCTGGCACCTCTTCGATCTCGCGACAGCGATCCATTTCTACACGCCCCACCCGCGCTACGCCGAGTACCGCGATGCCCTCTTCGCCGGCTATGAATCCGGGCGGCCGCTCGACCCCGCGGATCACGCCGCCTTCCCCGCGATGCTCCTCGCCCGCGCACTCACCTATCTTGGCTGGGCCGCCGATCGTCGCGGCGAGGACACCCCCGAGTGGCTCGTCGCTAGGGTTCTCCCGAACACTGTGCGTCTCGCCCGCGAGTTCATCGCGGACTAG
- a CDS encoding ABC transporter permease subunit, protein MLLANRRLRTALPLVIAVVALAVGWGLSVGLSGYYVFLAISSVTAIIAVLGLGVVTGSAGIIALSQLTFAAIGAWVVAWMSVNEIPGGFPVWLLAGGVAGGLAGILIGLPALRLRGVNLAVVTLGFAAAFDVMLIQIQFPGSVDGIPVSRPELFSSDREYFFFAVIVLVLCALLISWLQRSRIGSSWKAVAFSERGTAAVGQSVSSAKLSAFAVSAALGGISGGLIAGQVQLPFASSFAPLQSLALYILAVMSGAYLIDMAIFGGILWVLVPELLKKWGVPQDWGFVVFGLLGIQALTSGTNLGEGIRNLFRKRSRKRLVEGADLTAHEVGTSVLDVFAVPEAANPVPADAPPVLEVVDLGVQFGALKALDGVSLQVRPRSIMGLIGPNGAGKSTFVDAVSGFLPQHTGTVLLDGQDITRLAPAARARLGLRRTFQQDRVPPQLTVESYVRFVTRECIDNDELTDALTFLGCPAPEERLSTVDVGTRRLIEVAAAVLSGPKVLILDEPAAGLSHDEHLQFGQRLSRIPSRFDTAIVIIEHDLDLVRTVCTEITVLDFGRVLAQGPQQEVLDDPAVIAAYMGDAEINS, encoded by the coding sequence ATGCTGCTCGCTAACCGTCGTCTTCGCACTGCCCTTCCCCTCGTCATCGCGGTCGTCGCACTCGCAGTCGGCTGGGGATTAAGCGTCGGGCTTTCCGGCTACTACGTCTTCCTCGCAATCAGCTCGGTCACGGCGATCATCGCTGTACTCGGTCTCGGTGTCGTTACCGGCTCCGCAGGCATCATCGCTCTCTCCCAGCTCACCTTCGCCGCGATCGGTGCGTGGGTCGTTGCCTGGATGAGCGTCAACGAGATCCCCGGCGGTTTCCCCGTGTGGTTGCTCGCTGGTGGCGTCGCAGGAGGGCTCGCCGGTATTTTGATCGGTCTCCCGGCGCTTCGTCTTCGCGGCGTCAACCTCGCCGTTGTCACCCTCGGTTTCGCCGCGGCGTTCGACGTGATGCTCATCCAGATCCAATTTCCGGGGTCCGTCGACGGCATTCCGGTGTCGCGGCCCGAGCTCTTCTCGAGCGATCGCGAGTACTTCTTCTTCGCGGTCATCGTGCTCGTGCTCTGCGCCCTGCTGATCTCGTGGTTGCAGCGCAGCCGCATCGGAAGCAGTTGGAAAGCTGTCGCGTTCTCAGAGCGCGGTACGGCAGCCGTTGGGCAGAGTGTCAGCTCCGCAAAGCTCTCAGCGTTCGCGGTGAGCGCGGCGCTCGGCGGTATCTCAGGCGGGCTGATCGCGGGTCAAGTACAGCTCCCTTTCGCGTCGAGCTTCGCCCCACTGCAGTCGCTCGCGCTCTACATCCTCGCGGTCATGAGCGGCGCCTACCTCATCGATATGGCCATCTTCGGCGGTATCCTCTGGGTGCTCGTGCCAGAACTGTTGAAGAAGTGGGGCGTGCCGCAAGACTGGGGCTTCGTCGTGTTTGGTCTGCTCGGGATCCAGGCCCTCACGAGTGGCACCAACCTGGGCGAGGGAATCCGAAACTTGTTCCGCAAGCGCTCGCGTAAGCGACTGGTGGAAGGCGCCGACCTCACCGCGCACGAGGTCGGGACGAGCGTGCTCGATGTATTCGCCGTGCCAGAAGCTGCCAACCCAGTTCCCGCTGACGCTCCGCCCGTGCTTGAAGTCGTCGACCTCGGTGTCCAGTTTGGTGCGTTGAAGGCGCTCGACGGTGTGTCGCTGCAGGTGCGCCCCCGCTCGATCATGGGACTTATCGGCCCGAACGGTGCTGGCAAGTCGACCTTCGTCGATGCGGTGAGCGGGTTCTTGCCGCAGCACACAGGAACGGTGCTGCTTGATGGCCAGGACATCACCCGGCTGGCACCCGCGGCGCGAGCTCGCCTGGGCCTACGTCGCACCTTCCAGCAGGATCGGGTTCCGCCCCAGCTCACGGTCGAGTCCTACGTACGCTTCGTGACGCGTGAGTGCATCGACAATGATGAACTCACCGATGCCTTAACCTTCCTGGGGTGCCCAGCACCCGAGGAAAGGCTGTCAACCGTCGACGTCGGCACCCGCCGACTGATCGAGGTGGCGGCCGCGGTACTCTCCGGCCCCAAGGTACTGATCCTTGATGAGCCAGCCGCCGGGCTCTCGCACGACGAGCATCTGCAGTTTGGGCAGCGGCTCAGCCGGATCCCGTCGCGTTTCGACACGGCCATCGTGATCATTGAGCACGACCTCGATCTTGTACGCACTGTTTGCACCGAGATCACCGTGCTTGATTTCGGCCGGGTGCTGGCGCAGGGCCCGCAGCAGGAAGTTCTTGACGACCCGGCCGTGATCGCGGCTTACATGGGAGATGCGGAGATCAACTCATGA
- a CDS encoding DUF1622 domain-containing protein, producing MHNEGLDTAGLFAAIVTVIEVIGVVVVIVGIGIAAVLSVRALVRGGGGRAAYQVLRTTIGGSILLGLEIFVAADIIHTLSAPSFEDAAVLGLIVLIRTVLSMSIQIEIEGTLPWRRALLTSGGEIVVNAIANEANAKK from the coding sequence ATGCATAACGAAGGGTTGGATACCGCGGGGTTGTTTGCGGCCATCGTGACCGTGATCGAGGTCATCGGCGTCGTTGTGGTGATCGTGGGTATCGGGATCGCCGCCGTGCTTTCGGTCCGAGCGCTTGTGCGGGGCGGCGGAGGCAGAGCGGCCTACCAGGTGCTGCGCACCACGATCGGCGGCTCGATCCTGCTCGGTCTTGAGATCTTCGTCGCGGCCGACATTATTCATACGCTTTCGGCGCCGTCGTTTGAAGACGCCGCGGTGCTCGGTCTCATCGTGCTGATCCGAACCGTGCTGAGCATGTCGATCCAGATCGAGATCGAAGGCACGCTCCCGTGGCGCCGGGCGCTTCTCACGAGCGGCGGCGAGATCGTAGTGAACGCAATCGCGAACGAGGCGAACGCAAAGAAGTAG